From the genome of Phreatobacter cathodiphilus, one region includes:
- a CDS encoding primosomal protein N' has translation MTAPRFADVLIPVAVDRPYSYRIPAGMELGPGDVVAVPLGNRTTLGAVWALRDEPGGVSHNRLKEVAARFDVPVVPHAVRQLCDWLADYTLSPRGMVLRMALRDPDDLAPPKPRVGLRVTGTAPGRMTPARGRLLAVLADGLARAKGEAAREAGVSASVVDGLVDEGVLEAVLMPAEALARLDPDHAVAALNDAQHAAALALCDAVAARAFAVQLLDGVTGSGKTEVYLEGVAEALRQGRQVLILVPEIALTTQFLDRFAARFGHRPAAWHSGVGTTKRGRVWAGVAAGEVQVVIGARSALFLPFQDLGLVVVDEEHEGAYKQDDGVHYHARDMAVVRARLEDIPVVLASATPSVESRVNADRGRYRRLVLPERFGGRDMPKIATVDLRSAGPPRTRWIAPALEAEIRRTVEAGEQALLFLNRRGYAPLTLCRTCGERIQCPNCSAWLVDHRFRRRLMCHHCGFNMPPLEHCPKCDAVDSFVACGPGVERLAEECATLFPEARLLVLSSDMAGGIERIRQEIEAVARGEADIVIGTQLVAKGHNFPNLALVGVIDADLGLSNADPRAGERTFQLLQQVVGRAGRAKDGSRALIQTHQPEHPIIQAIVRGDREGFYEVEIAMREAAMLPPFGRLAALVVSAEALGDAQAYARTLVRAVPPTPEVKVLGPAEAPLALVRGRHRVRLLARSPRAFDLSGWMRRWLSSVEAPRGNVRLEIDVDPQSFL, from the coding sequence ATGACCGCACCCCGCTTCGCCGACGTGCTGATTCCGGTCGCCGTCGACCGGCCCTACAGCTACCGCATCCCCGCGGGGATGGAGCTGGGGCCCGGCGACGTGGTCGCCGTGCCCCTCGGCAACCGCACCACGCTCGGCGCCGTCTGGGCGCTGCGCGACGAGCCCGGCGGCGTCTCGCACAACCGGCTGAAGGAGGTGGCGGCCCGTTTCGACGTGCCGGTCGTGCCCCATGCGGTGCGCCAGCTCTGCGACTGGCTGGCCGACTATACGCTCAGCCCCCGCGGCATGGTGCTGCGCATGGCGCTGCGCGACCCGGACGATCTCGCACCCCCGAAACCGCGCGTCGGACTTCGCGTCACCGGCACGGCGCCGGGCCGTATGACGCCGGCGCGGGGGCGGCTGCTCGCCGTTCTCGCCGACGGCCTTGCCCGGGCCAAGGGAGAGGCGGCCCGCGAGGCGGGTGTCTCCGCCTCGGTGGTGGACGGGCTCGTCGACGAGGGTGTGCTGGAGGCCGTCCTCATGCCGGCCGAGGCACTGGCGCGGCTCGACCCCGACCACGCCGTCGCCGCCCTCAACGATGCCCAGCACGCGGCGGCTCTCGCCCTCTGCGACGCCGTTGCGGCCCGCGCCTTCGCCGTGCAGCTCCTCGACGGCGTCACCGGATCGGGGAAGACGGAGGTCTATCTCGAGGGGGTCGCCGAGGCCCTGCGCCAGGGTCGGCAGGTGCTGATCCTGGTTCCGGAGATCGCCCTGACGACGCAGTTCCTCGACCGCTTCGCCGCCCGCTTCGGCCATCGCCCCGCCGCCTGGCATTCCGGCGTCGGAACGACGAAGCGCGGGCGGGTCTGGGCGGGCGTGGCCGCCGGCGAGGTGCAGGTGGTGATCGGTGCCCGCTCGGCGCTCTTCCTGCCTTTCCAGGACCTCGGCCTGGTCGTCGTCGACGAGGAGCATGAGGGCGCCTACAAGCAGGACGATGGCGTCCACTATCACGCCCGCGACATGGCGGTGGTCAGGGCGCGTCTGGAGGATATTCCCGTCGTCCTGGCCTCGGCGACGCCTTCCGTGGAGAGCCGCGTCAACGCCGACCGCGGCCGCTACCGCCGCCTCGTCCTGCCCGAACGCTTCGGCGGCCGCGACATGCCGAAGATCGCCACCGTCGACCTGCGCAGTGCCGGCCCGCCGCGCACCCGCTGGATCGCGCCCGCGCTGGAGGCGGAGATTCGCCGCACGGTGGAGGCCGGCGAACAGGCGCTGCTCTTCCTCAACCGCCGCGGCTACGCGCCGCTCACCCTCTGCCGCACCTGCGGCGAGCGCATCCAGTGCCCCAACTGCTCGGCATGGCTGGTCGACCACCGCTTTCGCCGGCGGCTGATGTGCCACCACTGCGGCTTCAACATGCCGCCGCTGGAGCATTGCCCGAAATGCGACGCGGTCGACAGTTTCGTCGCCTGCGGCCCGGGGGTCGAGCGCCTCGCCGAGGAATGCGCCACGCTGTTCCCCGAGGCGCGGCTGCTGGTGCTCTCCTCCGACATGGCCGGCGGCATCGAGCGCATCCGCCAGGAGATCGAGGCGGTGGCCCGCGGCGAAGCGGACATCGTCATCGGCACGCAGTTGGTGGCGAAGGGGCACAACTTCCCCAACCTTGCGCTCGTCGGCGTCATCGACGCCGACCTCGGCCTGTCCAACGCCGACCCCAGGGCCGGCGAGCGCACCTTCCAGCTGCTGCAGCAGGTGGTGGGCCGGGCCGGGCGGGCGAAGGACGGCTCGCGCGCCCTCATCCAGACGCACCAGCCCGAGCACCCGATTATCCAGGCCATCGTCAGGGGTGACCGCGAGGGCTTCTACGAGGTCGAGATCGCGATGCGCGAGGCGGCCATGCTGCCGCCCTTCGGCCGGCTCGCCGCCCTCGTCGTCTCCGCGGAGGCGCTGGGCGACGCGCAGGCCTACGCGCGCACGCTGGTCCGCGCCGTGCCGCCGACACCCGAGGTGAAGGTGCTCGGGCCGGCGGAAGCGCCGCTGGCGCTGGTGCGTGGCCGCCACCGGGTCCGCCTGCTGGCGCGCTCGCCGCGGGCTTTCGACCTTTCGGGCTGGATGCGCCGCTGGCTTTCCTCGGTGGAGGCCCCGCGCGGCAATGTGCGGCTCGAGATCGACGTGGACCCGCAGAGCTTTTTGTAG
- a CDS encoding YgfZ/GcvT domain-containing protein, translating to MPSAFLPDRGVVRVTGEEATTFLQGLVTCDVAAIPEGEARFGALLTPQGKIVVDFLVIPAPGAVGGGFLFDVPRALAADLTKKLGFYRLRAKVTVEDQSDRLAVTALWGMDAPPAAGGVVARDPRHPGLGWRMVAPPPLEIVSDASAYDAHRLRLGIPDGGRDFVYGDTFPHEADMDQLAGVDFHKGCYVGQEVVSRMQHRGTARTRVVPVSFPDFPPMEGLDVTAGEKTVGVMGSAAEGHGLAKLRLDRVADALAAGEPITAGGIALTPIKPDWARFAWPGETVEG from the coding sequence ATGCCCAGCGCATTCCTGCCCGACCGTGGCGTCGTCCGCGTGACCGGCGAGGAGGCCACGACCTTCCTGCAAGGTCTCGTCACCTGCGACGTCGCGGCGATCCCGGAAGGAGAGGCGCGGTTCGGGGCGCTGCTGACGCCGCAGGGCAAGATCGTCGTCGATTTCCTCGTCATTCCCGCGCCGGGCGCCGTCGGCGGAGGCTTCCTCTTCGACGTGCCGCGGGCGCTGGCCGCGGACCTTACGAAGAAGCTCGGCTTCTACCGCCTGCGGGCGAAGGTCACCGTGGAGGACCAGTCGGATCGCCTCGCCGTGACGGCGCTGTGGGGCATGGACGCGCCGCCCGCCGCTGGCGGGGTCGTCGCCCGCGATCCGCGCCATCCCGGCCTCGGCTGGCGCATGGTGGCGCCGCCGCCGCTGGAGATCGTCTCGGACGCGTCCGCCTATGACGCTCACCGCCTCCGCCTCGGCATTCCCGATGGCGGGCGCGACTTCGTCTACGGCGACACCTTTCCGCACGAGGCGGACATGGACCAGCTCGCCGGCGTCGACTTCCACAAGGGCTGCTATGTGGGCCAGGAGGTGGTGAGCCGCATGCAGCACCGCGGCACGGCGCGCACGCGCGTGGTGCCGGTCTCCTTCCCCGACTTCCCGCCGATGGAGGGACTGGACGTGACGGCCGGCGAGAAGACCGTCGGCGTGATGGGGTCGGCGGCCGAGGGCCATGGGCTCGCCAAGCTCCGCCTCGACCGCGTCGCCGATGCGCTGGCGGCAGGCGAGCCGATCACGGCCGGCGGCATTGCCCTGACGCCGATCAAGCCGGACTGGGCGCGGTTCGCCTGGCCGGGGGAGACCGTGGAGGGCTGA
- a CDS encoding dihydroorotase has protein sequence MPNYDVIYRNGTVVNQDGRAIRDIGVTAGRIAAIGDLSQASGGEVVDCTGLHVLPGVIDSQVHFREPGPTHKEDLESGSRAAVMGGVTAVFEMPNTDPLTTSEAALADKVKRATDRMHCDFAFWVGGTHENAPHVAELERLPGAAGIKVFMGSSTGSLLVEDDAGVASILKNTRRRSAFHSEDEFRLRERKGERIEGDARSHPVWRDETAALMCTERLVTIAKRYNAKIHVLHISTAEEIDYLQHHKDVATCEATPHHLTLVAPDCYERLGTLAQMNPPVRDARAQAGIWKGIEQGIVDVLGSDHAPHTLEEKQKTYPASPSGMTGVQTLVPTMLDHVAAGKLTLERFVDLTSAGPARIFAIAGKGRIAAGYDADFTVVDLKRRHTITNGWIASKSRWTPYDGKEVTGWPVGTVIRGRRVMWEGDLVAPSGGRPVRFQDQRP, from the coding sequence ATGCCGAATTACGACGTCATCTACAGGAACGGCACGGTGGTCAATCAGGACGGCCGAGCGATCCGCGACATCGGCGTCACCGCCGGCCGCATCGCCGCCATCGGCGACCTGTCACAGGCCTCGGGCGGCGAGGTGGTCGACTGCACGGGGCTGCACGTTCTCCCCGGCGTCATCGACAGCCAGGTGCATTTCCGCGAGCCGGGACCCACCCACAAGGAAGACCTCGAATCGGGCTCCCGTGCCGCCGTCATGGGCGGCGTCACCGCGGTCTTCGAGATGCCGAACACCGACCCGCTGACCACGTCCGAGGCGGCCCTCGCCGACAAGGTGAAGCGCGCCACCGACCGCATGCATTGCGACTTCGCCTTCTGGGTCGGCGGCACCCACGAGAACGCCCCCCACGTGGCCGAGCTGGAGCGCCTGCCCGGCGCCGCCGGCATCAAAGTCTTCATGGGCTCCTCCACCGGCTCGCTGCTGGTCGAGGACGATGCGGGCGTCGCCTCCATCCTGAAGAACACCCGCCGTCGCTCCGCCTTCCATTCCGAGGACGAGTTCAGGCTGCGCGAGCGCAAGGGCGAGCGCATCGAGGGCGATGCCCGCTCCCATCCCGTCTGGCGCGACGAGACCGCAGCGCTGATGTGCACCGAGCGGCTGGTGACCATCGCCAAGCGCTACAACGCCAAGATCCACGTTCTGCACATCTCCACGGCGGAGGAGATCGACTACCTGCAGCACCACAAGGACGTCGCCACCTGCGAGGCGACGCCGCACCACCTCACCCTCGTCGCCCCCGACTGCTACGAGCGGCTCGGCACCCTCGCCCAGATGAACCCGCCGGTGCGTGACGCGAGGGCGCAGGCCGGCATCTGGAAGGGCATCGAACAAGGCATCGTCGACGTGCTCGGCTCCGACCATGCGCCCCACACGCTGGAGGAGAAGCAGAAGACCTATCCGGCCTCGCCCTCCGGCATGACCGGGGTGCAGACGCTGGTGCCGACGATGCTCGACCACGTCGCCGCCGGAAAACTGACGCTGGAGCGCTTCGTCGACCTCACCAGCGCGGGACCTGCCCGCATCTTCGCCATCGCCGGCAAAGGGCGGATCGCCGCCGGCTACGATGCGGACTTCACGGTCGTCGACCTGAAGCGCCGGCACACCATCACCAACGGCTGGATCGCCTCGAAGAGCCGCTGGACGCCCTATGACGGCAAGGAGGTCACCGGCTGGCCTGTGGGCACCGTCATCCGTGGCCGCCGTGTCATGTGGGAGGGCGACCTCGTGGCCCCGTCGGGCGGCCGCCCCGTGCGCTTCCAGGACCAGCGCCCGTGA
- a CDS encoding class I SAM-dependent methyltransferase, with the protein MSEATSGYAAEADRLAVQYESVTFEEVHAPVLHLLPPAGRALDIGAGTGRDAAALADRGFEVTAVEPTAELRAHGARLHAAKAITWIDDGLPDLPVLAAARERFDLVMLTAVLMHLDAGERARAMARLAAHLAPGGRLVMTLRHGPVPPGRRMFDVSGEETLALAGRHGLAGLFSATRADMFGRPGVSWTVLVLTPRA; encoded by the coding sequence GTGAGCGAGGCCACCAGCGGCTATGCCGCGGAGGCGGACAGGCTCGCGGTCCAGTACGAGAGCGTCACCTTCGAGGAGGTGCACGCCCCGGTCCTCCACCTTCTGCCGCCGGCCGGACGCGCCCTCGACATTGGCGCGGGCACCGGCCGCGATGCCGCGGCCCTGGCCGATCGCGGCTTCGAGGTCACGGCCGTCGAGCCGACGGCGGAACTGCGCGCCCATGGCGCCCGCCTCCATGCCGCAAAGGCCATCACCTGGATCGACGACGGCCTGCCGGACCTGCCGGTCCTCGCCGCGGCGAGGGAGCGCTTCGACCTCGTCATGCTCACCGCCGTCCTCATGCATCTCGATGCCGGCGAGCGCGCGCGGGCCATGGCACGGCTCGCCGCCCACCTCGCGCCCGGCGGGCGTCTGGTCATGACGCTGCGCCACGGCCCGGTGCCGCCGGGCCGGCGCATGTTCGACGTGTCGGGGGAGGAAACCCTGGCTCTCGCCGGCCGACATGGCCTCGCCGGCTTGTTCAGCGCCACCCGGGCCGACATGTTCGGCCGGCCCGGCGTCAGCTGGACGGTTCTCGTCCTGACGCCGCGCGCCTGA
- a CDS encoding TIGR02301 family protein, whose translation MAKLVQALALLSILVPAAATAQAPRASSPVPLPPAALRAPYEPQLVRLSEIMGALHYLRTLCEGPEGGAWRREMQALLDAEAAGGERRERLVQAFNRGYGGFEQTHRTCAPAARLATRRYVAEARKLVSEITSRYGN comes from the coding sequence ATGGCGAAGCTCGTCCAGGCCCTGGCGCTCCTCTCGATCCTGGTTCCGGCCGCGGCGACGGCCCAGGCGCCGCGGGCGTCGTCGCCCGTGCCCCTGCCTCCCGCGGCCCTGCGTGCGCCCTACGAGCCACAGCTCGTCCGGCTGTCGGAGATCATGGGCGCGCTGCATTATCTGCGCACGCTGTGCGAGGGTCCGGAAGGGGGCGCCTGGCGGCGCGAAATGCAGGCCCTGCTCGATGCGGAGGCCGCCGGAGGCGAGCGGCGGGAACGGCTCGTGCAGGCCTTCAACCGCGGCTATGGCGGCTTCGAACAGACCCACCGCACCTGCGCCCCCGCCGCGCGGCTGGCGACGCGACGCTATGTCGCCGAGGCGCGCAAGCTCGTCTCAGAGATCACCAGCCGTTACGGCAACTGA
- a CDS encoding NUDIX hydrolase, with translation MSDRSYPARPILTVSTAVIRDGRVLVAERANAPGAGLFSLPGGLVEVGETLAQAAARELMEEVGVSAEPVGLCGARDIIVRDADGRVERHFVVISFAARWTAGEGTVSPEAAAIRWIRPEEAAGLPTTEGLAEVLAGAVALVRA, from the coding sequence GTGAGCGACCGCTCCTATCCCGCACGGCCGATCCTCACCGTCTCGACGGCGGTGATTCGCGACGGCCGGGTGCTGGTCGCCGAGCGTGCCAATGCCCCCGGCGCCGGCTTGTTCAGCCTGCCGGGCGGCCTCGTCGAGGTGGGCGAGACACTGGCCCAGGCGGCGGCGCGCGAACTGATGGAGGAGGTCGGCGTCAGCGCCGAACCGGTCGGGCTGTGCGGCGCGCGCGACATCATCGTGCGCGATGCGGACGGGCGGGTGGAACGCCATTTCGTCGTGATCTCCTTCGCCGCGCGCTGGACCGCCGGCGAGGGCACGGTCTCGCCCGAAGCCGCCGCCATCCGCTGGATTCGCCCGGAGGAGGCGGCCGGCCTGCCGACGACGGAAGGGCTCGCAGAGGTTCTCGCCGGCGCGGTCGCGCTGGTTCGGGCCTGA
- a CDS encoding SOS response-associated peptidase, translating into MCGRYAIKTIPEVMQAAFGYEDRPNFPPRYNIAPTQPVPVVTLDHGRRRFVLMRWGFIPGWVKDPKDFPLVINVRSETARDKPSFRAAFTRRRALMPADAFYEWHREGKVKTPYMIRRPDGGLFAFPALWETWISPDGSEVDTVAMLTAEAPPPVSAIHHRTPVILDPANWNEWLAPETTPERAAALIEPPVQAELELVPISSAVNRVANDGPDLQEPAGPAVAAPKAAPRRREPGTEGGQGSLFD; encoded by the coding sequence ATGTGCGGTCGTTATGCCATCAAGACCATTCCCGAGGTGATGCAGGCGGCCTTCGGCTATGAGGACAGGCCGAACTTCCCGCCGCGCTACAACATCGCGCCGACACAGCCGGTGCCGGTCGTCACCCTCGATCACGGCCGGAGGCGATTCGTCCTGATGCGCTGGGGCTTCATTCCCGGCTGGGTGAAGGACCCCAAGGACTTTCCGCTGGTGATCAACGTGCGCAGCGAGACCGCGCGCGATAAGCCCTCGTTCCGCGCCGCCTTCACCCGCCGCCGCGCGCTGATGCCGGCGGACGCCTTCTACGAGTGGCACCGCGAGGGCAAGGTCAAGACGCCCTACATGATCCGCCGGCCGGACGGCGGCCTGTTCGCCTTCCCGGCCCTGTGGGAGACATGGATCTCGCCGGACGGCTCTGAGGTCGACACGGTGGCGATGCTGACGGCGGAGGCGCCGCCGCCGGTCTCGGCCATCCATCACCGCACGCCGGTGATCCTCGACCCCGCCAACTGGAACGAATGGCTGGCGCCCGAGACGACGCCCGAACGCGCCGCCGCCCTCATCGAGCCGCCGGTTCAGGCCGAACTGGAACTCGTTCCGATCTCCTCGGCCGTCAACCGTGTCGCCAACGACGGGCCGGACCTGCAGGAGCCCGCAGGGCCGGCGGTGGCGGCTCCGAAGGCGGCGCCGCGTCGCCGGGAGCCGGGGACGGAAGGTGGGCAGGGGAGCCTCTTCGACTAG
- a CDS encoding FAD-binding oxidoreductase, translating into MPLPKPVTALAPPMPATLIERFAAIVGARYAITDPGDQAPYLRDDRSLYHGRTSLVVRPGSTDEVAAVMALAHETGTPVVPQGGATGLVGGHVPHETGAEIVLSLNRMTTVRAVDPAGNTMTVDAGVTLQQAQDAAAAVGRLFPLNIGSKGSCTIGGNLSTNAGGTQAVAYGMARDLVLGLEVVLADGRIWHGLRTLKKDNTGYDLKHLFMGAEGTLGIITAAVLKLYPAPRSIEAAWVAVPSPEAGLALLNAAQERAGPSVTGFELMPRNLFEFVLRHLAGARDPLAEASPWYCLMELSTASAAGLRETLEEILAAGFEEGIVTDAALADTIDQRNTFWRLREGMSEVQKLEGGSIKHDVSVPVAAVPDFIAKAVAACYAYMPDCRPVPFGHLGDGNIHFNVSQPVGMDKAAFLDHWDAVQTIVHDIVGEFGGSISAEHGIGRMKRDLLPGVKDPVAMDIMRQVKAVLDPKGILNPGKVL; encoded by the coding sequence ATGCCGCTGCCGAAACCCGTCACCGCCCTTGCCCCGCCGATGCCGGCGACGCTGATCGAGCGCTTCGCGGCGATCGTGGGCGCCCGCTACGCCATCACCGATCCCGGCGACCAGGCGCCCTATCTGCGCGACGACCGCAGCCTCTATCACGGGCGCACCTCGCTGGTGGTGCGGCCGGGGTCGACGGACGAGGTCGCGGCCGTCATGGCGCTCGCCCACGAGACCGGCACGCCGGTGGTGCCGCAGGGCGGCGCGACGGGCCTCGTCGGCGGCCACGTGCCGCACGAGACCGGCGCCGAGATCGTCCTGTCGCTGAACCGCATGACGACGGTGCGCGCCGTCGACCCCGCAGGCAACACGATGACGGTGGATGCAGGCGTGACGTTGCAGCAGGCGCAGGACGCGGCGGCCGCCGTGGGCAGGCTCTTCCCGCTCAACATCGGCTCCAAGGGCTCCTGCACCATCGGCGGCAACCTCTCGACCAATGCCGGCGGCACCCAGGCGGTGGCCTATGGCATGGCGCGCGACCTCGTGCTCGGCCTCGAAGTGGTGCTGGCCGACGGCCGCATCTGGCACGGCCTTAGGACCCTGAAGAAGGACAACACCGGGTACGACCTCAAGCACCTGTTCATGGGGGCGGAAGGCACGCTCGGCATCATCACGGCGGCGGTGCTGAAGCTCTATCCGGCGCCGCGCTCCATCGAGGCGGCCTGGGTGGCGGTGCCGTCCCCCGAGGCGGGCCTCGCCCTGCTCAATGCCGCGCAGGAGCGCGCAGGCCCCTCCGTCACCGGCTTCGAGCTGATGCCGCGCAACCTCTTCGAGTTCGTGCTGCGCCACCTCGCCGGCGCCCGCGACCCGCTGGCGGAGGCATCCCCGTGGTACTGCCTGATGGAGCTCTCCACCGCCTCTGCCGCAGGCCTTCGCGAGACGCTGGAGGAGATCCTCGCCGCCGGCTTCGAAGAGGGCATCGTCACCGACGCGGCGCTCGCCGACACCATCGACCAGCGCAACACCTTCTGGCGCCTGCGCGAGGGCATGAGCGAGGTGCAGAAGCTCGAGGGCGGCTCCATCAAGCACGACGTCTCGGTGCCGGTCGCCGCCGTGCCGGACTTCATCGCGAAGGCGGTGGCGGCCTGCTACGCCTATATGCCGGACTGCCGCCCCGTGCCCTTCGGCCATCTCGGCGACGGCAACATCCATTTCAACGTCAGCCAGCCGGTCGGCATGGACAAGGCCGCCTTCCTCGACCACTGGGACGCGGTGCAGACCATCGTCCACGACATCGTCGGCGAATTCGGCGGGTCTATCTCGGCCGAACACGGCATCGGCCGCATGAAGCGCGACCTGCTGCCGGGCGTGAAGGACCCGGTCGCCATGGACATCATGAGACAGGTGAAGGCGGTGCTCGACCCCAAGGGCATCCTCAACCCCGGCAAGGTGCTCTAG
- a CDS encoding 5-formyltetrahydrofolate cyclo-ligase, giving the protein MHQPTKADLRAAALARRDALDPAFRIEAALTLAETFPLDVIPVAGKVVSGFLPIQSEIDVRPLMDRLRRAGARLALPAFPDRKGPMIFRELVRGADLVPMGFGTYGPGPEAAELDPDILLTPLAAFDAMGNRIGYGKGHYDQALARLDALSRRIAVGIAFSCQEVDAVPHEPHDRRLNFVLTDTGFRTF; this is encoded by the coding sequence ATGCACCAGCCCACCAAGGCCGATCTGCGCGCCGCGGCGCTCGCCCGCCGCGATGCCCTCGACCCCGCCTTCCGCATCGAGGCGGCGCTGACGCTCGCCGAGACCTTCCCGCTCGACGTCATCCCCGTCGCCGGCAAGGTCGTCTCCGGCTTCCTGCCCATCCAGTCCGAGATCGACGTGCGGCCTCTGATGGACCGCCTGCGCCGCGCCGGCGCGCGCCTGGCGCTGCCCGCCTTCCCCGACCGGAAGGGCCCGATGATCTTCCGCGAGCTCGTTCGCGGTGCCGACCTCGTGCCCATGGGCTTCGGCACCTATGGACCGGGACCCGAAGCCGCCGAACTCGACCCCGACATCCTGCTCACGCCGCTCGCCGCCTTCGACGCGATGGGCAACCGCATCGGCTACGGCAAGGGCCATTACGACCAGGCCCTCGCCCGCCTCGACGCACTGTCGCGCCGCATTGCCGTCGGCATCGCCTTCTCCTGCCAGGAGGTTGACGCCGTGCCGCACGAGCCCCATGACCGGAGGCTGAATTTCGTGCTCACCGACACCGGTTTCAGGACCTTCTGA
- a CDS encoding TIGR00282 family metallophosphoesterase translates to MRLLFLGDVVGKAGRTAVTDKLPGLIAELKLDCVVINGENAAHGFGITEAIYEELLDAGADCVTLGNHSWDQREALVFIDRAPRLVRPVNYPSGTPGRGAALIEAKNGAQVLVVNVMGRVFMDAMDDPFAAVEREVERAPLGRVADAIVVDIHAEATSEKQVMGHVLDGRVSLVVGTHTHVPTADHRVLSGGTAFQTDVGMCGDYDGVIGMDRAEPLRRMREKTPGGKFEPAGGPATLSGIIVDIGANGLATAVTPLRVGGVLAPT, encoded by the coding sequence ATGCGCCTCCTCTTCCTCGGTGACGTCGTCGGCAAGGCCGGCCGCACCGCCGTCACCGACAAGCTGCCCGGCCTGATCGCCGAGCTGAAGCTCGACTGCGTGGTCATCAACGGCGAGAACGCCGCCCACGGCTTCGGCATCACCGAGGCGATCTACGAGGAACTGCTGGATGCGGGCGCCGACTGCGTCACCCTCGGCAACCATTCCTGGGACCAGCGCGAGGCCCTCGTCTTCATCGACCGTGCGCCGCGCCTCGTCCGCCCGGTCAATTATCCGTCCGGTACGCCCGGCCGCGGCGCCGCGCTGATCGAGGCCAAGAACGGCGCGCAGGTTCTGGTGGTCAACGTCATGGGCCGCGTCTTCATGGACGCCATGGACGATCCCTTCGCCGCCGTGGAGCGCGAGGTGGAGAGAGCACCCCTCGGGCGCGTGGCCGATGCCATCGTCGTCGACATCCACGCCGAGGCGACCAGCGAGAAACAGGTGATGGGGCACGTGCTCGACGGGCGCGTCTCCCTCGTCGTCGGCACCCACACCCACGTGCCCACCGCCGACCACCGGGTGCTCTCCGGCGGCACCGCCTTCCAGACCGACGTCGGCATGTGCGGCGACTATGACGGCGTCATCGGCATGGACAGGGCAGAGCCGCTGCGCCGCATGCGCGAGAAGACGCCGGGCGGCAAGTTCGAGCCGGCGGGCGGACCCGCCACGCTCTCCGGCATCATCGTCGACATCGGCGCCAACGGGCTCGCAACCGCCGTAACGCCGCTCCGGGTCGGCGGGGTGCTCGCGCCGACCTGA
- a CDS encoding 1-aminocyclopropane-1-carboxylate deaminase has protein sequence MASALALDKFPRQKLTFGPSPLEKLDRLSAHLGGGVELWAKREDCNSGLAFGGNKLRKLEYLIPEAIQQNCDTLVTIGGVQSNHTRQVAAVAAKLGMKCRLVQESWVNWNDAVYDRVGNILMSRILGAHVELVDEGFGIEFKRSWENALEDVKAKGGKPYAIPAGASDHKFGGLGFVGFAEEVRAQEAELGFAFDYIVVCSVTGSTQAGMVVGFAADGRADRVIGIDASATPKETRAQIKRIAERTADLVNLGRPITDADIVLFEEYAYPEYGLASPETVEAIRLSARLEGMMTDPVYEGKSMQGMIDLVKKGFFPKGSKVLYAHLGGVPAINGYSYLFRNG, from the coding sequence ATGGCCAGCGCCCTCGCCCTCGACAAGTTCCCCCGCCAGAAGCTCACCTTCGGGCCCTCGCCGCTGGAGAAGCTCGACAGGCTCTCCGCCCATCTCGGCGGCGGCGTCGAGCTGTGGGCCAAGCGCGAGGACTGCAACAGCGGCCTCGCCTTCGGCGGCAACAAGCTGCGCAAGCTCGAATATCTCATTCCCGAGGCGATCCAGCAGAACTGCGACACGCTGGTCACCATCGGCGGCGTGCAGTCGAACCACACCCGCCAGGTGGCGGCGGTAGCCGCCAAGCTCGGCATGAAGTGCCGCCTCGTGCAGGAGAGCTGGGTGAACTGGAACGACGCCGTCTATGACCGGGTCGGCAACATCCTGATGAGCCGCATCCTCGGCGCCCATGTGGAACTCGTCGACGAGGGCTTCGGCATCGAGTTCAAGCGGAGCTGGGAGAACGCGCTGGAGGACGTGAAGGCCAAGGGCGGCAAGCCCTACGCCATTCCTGCTGGTGCCTCCGACCACAAGTTCGGCGGCCTCGGCTTCGTCGGCTTTGCGGAGGAGGTCCGGGCGCAGGAGGCCGAACTCGGCTTCGCCTTCGACTACATCGTCGTCTGCTCGGTCACCGGCTCCACCCAGGCCGGCATGGTGGTGGGCTTCGCCGCCGACGGGCGCGCCGACCGCGTCATCGGCATCGACGCCTCCGCCACCCCGAAGGAGACGCGGGCGCAGATCAAGCGCATTGCCGAGCGCACCGCGGACCTCGTGAACCTCGGCCGGCCCATCACCGACGCCGACATCGTGCTGTTCGAGGAGTACGCCTATCCCGAATACGGCCTCGCCTCGCCCGAGACGGTGGAGGCCATCCGCCTCTCGGCGCGGCTCGAGGGCATGATGACGGACCCGGTCTACGAGGGGAAATCCATGCAGGGCATGATCGATCTGGTGAAGAAGGGCTTCTTCCCCAAGGGATCGAAGGTGCTCTACGCCCATCTGGGCGGCGTGCCGGCGATCAACGGCTACAGCTACCTCTTCCGCAACGGCTGA